Sequence from the Syntrophorhabdaceae bacterium genome:
TCTATTGCCCTCTACATCTTTGCGCGGGGGAAAAGAAAGGAAGAGATCAGGCAGAGGGGGTGCAGCCGCTCGGGCGTCCTGAGGAGATACCTCGCATATCTCCTTGGCGCCGAATGGCTGCGCTGCAGGTAGATGATGAACAGCTTTCTCGACAACATCATCGACAGGGCGATCAGGGAGGACGCCTCCGACATATACATCCAGTCGGGAAGCCCGGTCTTCTTAAGGGTCAATGGACGCATGGCGGCCTCCGCCGCCGCCGCGCCGGAAGGATACGAGATAGATGAAGCGATAGAAAGGATCCTCAGAGTTTCCGGGGCCCGGGCACAGCTCTACGACAGGGAGGAGAAGGATCTCTCCTACACCAGGCAGACGGGCAGCGGCAGAGAAAAGAAGGTCTTCAGATTCCGCGTCAACATATGCCTGACGAAAAAGGGGGTTTCCATCGTCATGAGGCGGCTCAAGGCCGTGGAACCGAACCCGCTCAATCTTGGTGTCCCCGGCGATCTCGTCCGGTTGGTCCTTGAAAGTTCGGCAGGCGGCATTGTCTTCATCGCCGGCCCCACGGGCAGCGGCAAGTCGACGACGCTGGCGTCCGTCATCGCCCACCTTGTGGAGTCAAGGTGCCTCAATTGCGTCACCATAGAAGACCCAATCGAATATGACATACCTGAAGGTACGGGCAATATCATCGAGCGCGAAGTGGGAACCACGACACTGTCTTTCGAGCGGGCGCTGAGGGCGGCGATGCGGCAGCGGCCGGACGTGATTCTGGTGGGCGAGGTGAGGGACCCGGAAACGGCATCGGCGGCAATCCAGGCGGCCAAG
This genomic interval carries:
- a CDS encoding ATPase, T2SS/T4P/T4SS family — its product is MMNSFLDNIIDRAIREDASDIYIQSGSPVFLRVNGRMAASAAAAPEGYEIDEAIERILRVSGARAQLYDREEKDLSYTRQTGSGREKKVFRFRVNICLTKKGVSIVMRRLKAVEPNPLNLGVPGDLVRLVLESSAGGIVFIAGPTGSGKSTTLASVIAHLVESRCLNCVTIEDPIEYDIPEGTGNIIEREVGTTTLSFERALRAAMRQRPDVILVGEVRDPETASAAIQAAKTGHLVFTTIHTLMTTQVPSRIASMFPMEKQEWMIRELTDVLLAVMVQVLVPTTGVRRQRDQLALATEFLDTKDGVTRELLLQGRYDLLRQQQRSGKIGWTLNQSLRVLVDSDEVEEADARRATNDLALFMRE